One region of Bosea sp. 29B genomic DNA includes:
- the hpaD gene encoding 3,4-dihydroxyphenylacetate 2,3-dioxygenase: MPVPSSVLNPPFHVVRLNHVVLTVCDLAAAKAFWGDTLGLQLTQETPERLYFRAMEERGHHCIVLEKAAEPSARHLGFKVFSEEDLDKAQHFFRAKGLKAEFVEEPYQGRTLRTADPLGVPLEFYFRMDKLPSVHQKYALYKGVKPLRIDHFNCFSDDVDASVAFYNEIGFRVTEYTENEDRSRLWAAWMHRKGGVHDMAFTHGIGPRLHHVAFWVPTPLSIIDLLDLMATTGYVGNIERGPGRHGISNAFFLYVRDPDGHRIEIYCSDYQTIDPDHEPIRWDLRDPQRQTLWGAPAPKSWFEEGTVFEGIPLRQPAYAASPIIAA; the protein is encoded by the coding sequence ATGCCCGTCCCGTCCAGCGTCCTCAACCCGCCCTTTCACGTCGTGCGGCTGAACCATGTCGTGCTGACGGTGTGTGACCTTGCCGCCGCCAAGGCGTTCTGGGGCGATACGCTCGGCCTGCAGCTCACGCAGGAGACGCCGGAACGGCTCTATTTCCGGGCGATGGAGGAGCGCGGCCATCACTGCATCGTCCTTGAGAAGGCGGCCGAGCCCAGCGCCCGTCATCTCGGCTTCAAGGTCTTCTCCGAGGAAGACCTCGACAAAGCCCAGCACTTCTTCCGGGCCAAAGGCCTCAAAGCCGAGTTCGTCGAGGAGCCCTATCAGGGGCGGACCCTGCGCACGGCCGATCCGCTTGGCGTACCGCTGGAATTCTACTTCCGCATGGACAAGCTGCCGTCGGTCCACCAGAAATACGCGCTCTACAAGGGGGTGAAGCCCCTGCGCATCGACCATTTCAATTGCTTCTCGGACGATGTCGACGCCTCGGTCGCGTTCTACAACGAGATCGGCTTCCGGGTGACCGAATACACCGAGAACGAGGACCGGAGCCGGCTCTGGGCCGCCTGGATGCATCGCAAGGGCGGCGTCCACGACATGGCCTTCACCCATGGCATCGGGCCGCGCCTGCACCATGTCGCCTTCTGGGTGCCGACGCCGCTCAGCATCATCGATCTGCTCGATCTGATGGCGACCACCGGCTATGTCGGCAATATCGAGCGCGGCCCGGGTCGCCACGGCATCTCCAACGCCTTCTTCCTCTATGTCCGCGACCCCGACGGCCATCGCATCGAGATCTATTGCTCGGACTATCAGACGATCGATCCCGACCACGAACCGATCCGCTGGGACCTGCGCGATCCGCAGCGCCAGACCCTGTGGGGCGCTCCCGCGCCGAAGAGCTGGTTCGAGGAAGGGACCGTCTTCGAGGGCATACCCTTGCGCCAGCCGGCCTATGCTGCGTCTCCGATCATCGCAGCCTGA
- a CDS encoding GMC family oxidoreductase N-terminal domain-containing protein — protein MSIRRHLGSWDYVIVGAGSAGCVLANRLSADPRKRVLLLEAGGSDNYHWIHIPVGYLYCMGNPRTDWGYSTAQEKGLNGRVLAYPRGKVLGGCSSINGMIYMRGQAADYDGWRQLGNPGWGWDEVLPLFCKSERHHNLTGPFHGQEGELRVERQRLSWPILDAVREAAEEIGVPKIDDFNAGDNFGSAYFEVNQKAGFRFNAVRAFLSPVRNRSNLTVLTQAQAERIVFSGKRASGLELRLKGEPVQLDAAGELILSAGAIGTPQLLQLSGVGPGALLSQHGIDVRHELPGVGENLQDHLQIRTVFRITGARTLNERQASLLGKAGIALEYALRRSGPMAMAPSQLGIFMRSDERFATPNIEFHVQPLSLERFGQPLDAFPAITVSVCNLRPDSRGHVRIVSADPFAHPNIAPNYLSADSDREVAAASITAARRLMATGRMQAFKPEELKPGIAVQEPAELAQAAGDIATTIFHPVGTAKMGIDAMAVVNPELRVHGLEGLRVVDCSIMPTIVSGNTHAPAVMIAEKAAQLMTSRA, from the coding sequence TTGAGCATCCGTCGCCATCTCGGTTCCTGGGACTATGTCATCGTCGGCGCGGGTTCGGCGGGCTGCGTGCTCGCCAACCGCCTCAGCGCCGATCCGCGCAAGCGCGTGCTGCTGCTCGAGGCCGGCGGCTCGGATAATTACCACTGGATCCATATCCCGGTCGGCTATCTCTACTGCATGGGCAACCCCAGAACCGATTGGGGTTACAGCACGGCGCAGGAAAAGGGCCTCAACGGGCGTGTCCTCGCCTATCCGCGCGGCAAGGTCCTCGGCGGCTGCTCGTCGATCAACGGCATGATCTACATGCGCGGGCAGGCGGCCGACTATGACGGCTGGCGCCAGCTCGGCAATCCCGGCTGGGGCTGGGACGAGGTCCTGCCGCTGTTCTGCAAATCCGAGCGGCATCACAATCTGACCGGACCGTTCCATGGCCAGGAAGGCGAGCTGCGGGTCGAGCGCCAGCGCCTGTCCTGGCCGATCCTCGATGCCGTGCGCGAGGCCGCCGAGGAGATCGGCGTGCCGAAGATCGACGATTTCAACGCCGGCGACAATTTCGGCTCGGCCTATTTCGAGGTGAACCAGAAGGCCGGCTTCCGCTTCAACGCGGTGCGCGCCTTCCTGAGCCCGGTGCGCAATCGCAGCAATCTGACGGTGCTGACGCAGGCGCAGGCCGAGCGCATCGTCTTCTCCGGCAAGCGCGCCAGCGGGCTCGAGCTGCGTCTCAAGGGCGAGCCCGTCCAGCTCGACGCCGCCGGCGAGCTGATCCTCTCGGCGGGGGCGATCGGCACGCCGCAATTGCTGCAGCTCTCCGGCGTCGGGCCGGGCGCGCTGCTGTCGCAGCACGGCATCGATGTCAGGCATGAACTGCCCGGCGTCGGCGAGAACCTGCAAGACCATCTCCAGATCCGCACCGTCTTCAGGATCACGGGCGCGAGAACGCTGAACGAGCGCCAGGCGAGCCTGTTGGGCAAGGCGGGCATCGCACTCGAATATGCGCTGCGCCGTTCGGGGCCGATGGCGATGGCGCCGAGCCAGCTCGGCATCTTCATGCGCTCAGATGAGCGTTTCGCCACGCCCAACATCGAATTCCATGTCCAGCCGCTCTCATTGGAGCGCTTCGGCCAGCCGCTCGACGCCTTTCCGGCAATCACGGTCTCGGTCTGCAATCTCAGGCCGGATTCGCGCGGCCACGTCCGGATCGTCTCGGCGGATCCCTTCGCGCATCCGAACATTGCGCCGAATTATCTCTCGGCCGACAGCGATCGTGAGGTCGCCGCGGCCTCGATCACGGCGGCGCGGCGCCTGATGGCGACAGGGCGGATGCAGGCGTTCAAGCCGGAAGAGCTCAAGCCCGGCATCGCCGTTCAGGAGCCTGCCGAACTTGCGCAGGCAGCAGGCGACATCGCCACCACCATCTTCCATCCGGTCGGAACCGCGAAAATGGGCATCGATGCGATGGCGGTGGTCAATCCTGAGCTACGCGTGCACGGTCTCGAAGGCTTGCGCGTCGTCGACTGCTCGATCATGCCGACGATCGTCTCGGGCAACACCCACGCACCGGCTGTGATGATCGCCGAGAAGGCGGCGCAGCTCATGACTTCGCGTGCGTAG
- the hpaE gene encoding 5-carboxymethyl-2-hydroxymuconate semialdehyde dehydrogenase, whose protein sequence is MTATDTKLTANLAKASQAMARFTRGTVPHLIAGETVLSASGATFETLDPTTNERQAIVAAGDRAEIDRAAAAARKAFPAWKNASGAKRRAVLHAIADAIEARAEEIALVESSDSGQAIRFMAKAALRGAENFRFYADRAPEAGNGLSLPDEGHINYTLRQPIGPVGVITPWNTPFMLSTWKIAPALAAGCTVVHKPAEWSPLSATLLGEIMDETIRAHGFPAGVVNVVHGLGESAGKALTEHPDIKAVAFVGETTTGQHIMRQGAETLKRVHFELGGKNPVIVFEDADLDRALDAVLFMIYSLNGERCTSSSRALVQRSIYDAFSAKVSERVKRLRVGHPLDPVTEIGPLIHPRHADKVLSYPALAKGEGARIACGGGRALDGAGNYVEPTLYLNAGNGMRIAQEEIFGPVLTMIPFEDEAEAIAIANDVQYGLAGYIWTRDVGRAHRVARDLEAGMIWVNSENVRHLPTPFGGVKSSGIGRDGGDYSFDFYMETKNVAVAFDTHQVPRLGA, encoded by the coding sequence ATGACCGCGACCGACACCAAGCTCACCGCCAACCTCGCAAAGGCGAGCCAGGCAATGGCGCGCTTCACGCGCGGGACCGTGCCGCATCTGATCGCCGGCGAGACCGTTCTCTCGGCTTCTGGCGCGACCTTCGAGACGCTCGATCCGACCACCAACGAGCGTCAGGCCATCGTTGCCGCCGGCGACAGGGCGGAAATCGATCGCGCCGCAGCAGCAGCACGCAAGGCATTCCCCGCCTGGAAGAACGCCTCGGGCGCCAAGCGCCGCGCCGTACTGCACGCGATCGCCGATGCGATCGAGGCGCGGGCGGAGGAGATCGCTCTGGTCGAGAGCAGCGACAGCGGCCAGGCCATCCGCTTCATGGCGAAGGCGGCGCTGCGCGGGGCCGAGAATTTCCGCTTCTATGCCGACCGCGCGCCGGAAGCCGGCAACGGCCTGTCGCTGCCGGATGAGGGCCATATCAACTACACGCTGCGCCAGCCGATCGGCCCGGTGGGCGTGATCACGCCCTGGAACACGCCGTTCATGCTCTCGACCTGGAAGATCGCGCCGGCGCTCGCCGCCGGCTGCACGGTCGTCCACAAGCCGGCCGAGTGGTCGCCGCTGTCAGCCACGCTGCTCGGCGAGATCATGGACGAGACCATCCGCGCCCATGGCTTTCCGGCCGGCGTGGTCAACGTCGTCCATGGTCTCGGCGAGAGCGCCGGCAAGGCGCTGACCGAGCACCCGGACATCAAGGCGGTCGCCTTCGTCGGCGAGACGACGACCGGCCAGCACATCATGCGTCAGGGGGCGGAGACGCTGAAGCGCGTCCATTTCGAGCTCGGTGGCAAGAACCCGGTGATCGTGTTCGAGGATGCCGATCTCGACCGTGCCCTCGATGCCGTCCTGTTCATGATCTACTCGCTCAATGGCGAGCGCTGCACCTCGTCCTCACGTGCGCTCGTCCAGCGTTCGATCTACGACGCCTTCTCCGCCAAGGTCAGTGAGCGGGTAAAGCGCCTGCGCGTCGGGCATCCGCTCGATCCGGTGACCGAGATCGGGCCGCTGATCCATCCCCGCCATGCCGACAAGGTGCTGTCCTATCCCGCTCTGGCGAAGGGGGAGGGTGCCCGCATCGCGTGCGGCGGCGGCCGCGCGCTGGACGGCGCCGGCAACTATGTCGAGCCGACGCTCTATCTTAATGCCGGCAACGGCATGCGGATCGCGCAGGAGGAGATCTTCGGGCCGGTGCTGACCATGATCCCATTCGAGGACGAGGCCGAGGCGATCGCCATCGCCAACGACGTCCAGTACGGGCTCGCCGGCTATATCTGGACCCGTGATGTCGGCCGCGCCCATCGCGTCGCACGCGATCTCGAAGCCGGGATGATCTGGGTCAACTCGGAGAATGTCCGCCATCTGCCGACGCCGTTCGGCGGAGTGAAGTCATCCGGCATCGGCCGCGATGGCGGCGACTATTCCTTCGACTTCTACATGGAGACGAAGAACGTCGCCGTGGCCTTCGATACCCACCAGGTGCCGCGGCTGGGAGCCTGA